GAGCACTCCTaccactgttgttgttgtagttgttgttgtttggaaAACCTAGTGCCGCGCTGTGacagtttttgttgttgtggcatTTTTCCTTTAGCCTCAAATCCCCCCGCTGCCAAGTTTTATCGACAATTTCACTTTTGCGCAGCCGCAGAGGAGCGAAGATGCAGCTGAAAAGCGGGAGGTCGCCTGGTCTGTCGGTCGGTTGGTCGGTTGGTCGGTGTTTCGGTCTCTCATATGCGATGACGATGGGATGCCAACAATTGCGGTTTGGTTATTTGCCCCCAAAAAGATTCCCAAGCACATTGTCGGATCGCGTGCAGTAGAcccccctttttttctggGCCCCCATTTGTCAAACCCTATGGGCTCCATGGGCCCGAGTTTcccatttttgccattttcaagTGCAAAGCCAAGGTTGCATGCGCCCATGCAGATCCTCTCCAGCGGGAGTTGCAGAAGTTGCAGAAGTGGCTTGTATTATCGACACGAAACGAGTTTTTGGGCCCTCATGCCGCCGATTCCCAGAGCAGCGCGAGTTCCGAGAGTCGCAGTCAGACCAGATCCAGACCCAGACTCCTCCGATTGGGGCGCCTCACTTGGCGAAAAGAGTGCCGAAAAATCTGGCCAATGGATGCTAATTATATGCaagctttgtttatttagtgCTTTGTTTTGGAGTTCCATCTTAAGATGGCACCAACTTGGCTTATAAGTACTCACTGACAAATCATCAGTTATTATTTCTAATAAACCCCTTTCTTCATTAAgttctattatatatttaataatttatatccgaatatatacatttatttgcaattattttccGAGTGTAGGAGCTGACTCCTCCATCTGTCAGCTGCTCGGTTGTTTGCCAACAGTTGCAgaatttcactttcttttcAAATTGCGGCGACCTCGATTTATTGCCAACCCAGCGACATCGCCATGTGGACGCGGTGGATTCCAGCGGAGTgggatggcgatggcgatgagaTGGGGACTGGGGACTGGGATTGAGTGGCAGTGGCTTTGGTGGCATTAGTGGCCCCCGCGgatctgcttttgttttgatgcCCGCACCGTCGGCGGGCATAATTGAATTACGTTGAGCCGAGCTAAGTCgcagcttctgctgctccaTGGGCTCTACGTGGAAGTGTATCCCAAATAGGAGACGAGCTGAATaaacacataaaataaaatcataataattatGGGAAAGTGAACGCCCATTGTTAGCTCTCTGCTGTCTCCGTTTTTGGCTGCTTATTGATAACTCACATTAATGAGAGCTAATTTTCACATAATTAGTTGTGTTGCCTGGCTCACTGGGTACTGGGAAACTGGGTTGGAGGTCCAAGGGTTGCTTGGGATTGGATTGTATCAAGTGGGGATTGTTCCAAATGGGGGTTGATCACTTCTGGAGACAAACTCtcttttggatttattttaaagatagGACGgtctggccaaaagccaacTTCTATCTAATAAAATTCATGACGAATTATGGTTTCTAATGTAGAAAGTCTAGTATCATTGGAATAAAATGGTAAGCCCCTAGTTCCCACACTCATAAATTGCTGATGACTGATTATCCGATCGCTTTCCAACGTTTCCCAGCTAACTGTTGACCTTGGAGCGACCTTGTGAGGGGGTGGCCTACGATGAGCATCAATCGCAGCGGATcggatgcagtgcagccagCTGGCAATAAATCAGCGGATGAAAAtgatggccataaataatggCAAATTGTCGTTTAGAGATGCACATGAGTGGGGAGGAAGTCATCAGCGGtcgagtgtgtgtgaaaaGGAAGTTGAGGGGAATTGGCCAGTAGCTGGTTGGCCAATTGTCTTGGCTAATTATCAATTTCGGACAACTGACCACCGACCCAGCCCCAATTGACCAACCCGACCCACCTGGAGAAAGTTGCGTCCACACATTGGTGATTGCCTTAAAGATAATGGCTTTCTTCTAACTATTacttaactatttatttagcatttcGAAACGAAGGTTCTTTCGTGTGTGTAAACAACCATAAAGGAGTTTCCACTCCATCACACCACCTGATAATTGATAATTGAGTTTATAACTTAGTCAACTTGTTTGTGCGTCCAAGTACTAGGTTAATCAGTTCGTGGAAGTCTTTCCATTCAAATGCCGCTATCGTCGTCCAAAAgccaaataattatttataacaataacaattttataacaatttcatCGTATTACCATTCTTAAGATATGTCGCAGAAACCCTTCCAAAATGTTCACTTGGTTTTCAAAAGCCTTCTTTCGAagtaactaattttaaaagtatacTATTGTGAAATTCCTTTTTAAAACTTTCAGTAATATGGTTGAAAAGTTTGAAGAATATTTTCCAGAGAGAAAACACTTTCAACTTGGAAAATCAAGTAATAAAGTTGTGTTTCAACATAATTACTGTGTTTTATCTTAGCTCGTTTTTTACTTGGTAACAAATATCTGAATTGAATGCTtgaattttttcaattaaattgggtTATTTATTCCGTGGGATTTCTTGATTTGCCATGTGTCAACTGCAAGTCCATGGAAACGGAACCGGATCAGCTGCTTGGCGCAGTGGCACATCTTTCATCTCTGTCCGCAACCGGATCGCCTGCTCTCTATAAATTTGGATCGTTGGCGTCTGGCTGGGATTTATGAGATGGAAAGTGAAATTTGGCATTCAATTGAACTCACCCCGTTTCTCCCGCTCTTCATTTTTCCAGGCTCTCCAACGGCGATCGGCGTCTCTGGGTCTGCTCACCTTGATGGTGGCCTCCTCGCTGGCGGCAGCCACAGCGCAGGCCTCGGTAAGATCGGGCAGATCCCCACTGCCCGCCCAGCCGGCGGATCACCTGGTGCCGCCACCACTACCCGTTCCCCAGAGACTATCGCACGCCGGAGCGGGTTCTCCAGCGCCTCCTCCATCCCCTGCACCCATTGCCGTGCCCGAAGCCGGCTTCATGACCCGCGTGGCCAGGTGGTTCGGCTTGGGCGGCGGCCAGTCGTCCAAGGATCAGCAGCTGAGTGCCACCAATTCGCTGAGCTATGCCTATCCGAAGCCAGTTTCCGGCTTCGACGCGGGTGGCAAGCCGTGCAGCCTGTGCAACAAGTATCCTTGGGTGCCCATGGtgggccagcagcagcagcagccgaatCCCCAGCAGCTGAACAACCAGCTGCAACAGCATCACCATCATGcgcagcagctgcaagtgcagcagcaacaactgcagcacatcccgcagcagcagcagcaacctcAGCACATACCACAACAGCATattccgcagcagcagcagcaacccgTCCCGCAGCAACACGCAACatggcagctgcagcagccactGGCTCAGGCCTCGCAGCAACGTCAGCGGGCGGTGCAATTCCGTCCCAGCGCCGGACAGAGTGTCTTCCTGCCCCTGGCGGTGCCACTGCCTCCGCTGTACAATGCCCAGCCATTCCGACCTGTGGTGCCACCGCCGGTCAAGGAGAACGTAGTGGCCCAGTCGGAAGTGAGACCCGTGCCGGTTTCCCTGCCCCTACCAACTCCTGCTCCGCCAGCCAGCACCTCCAGCTTTGAGATCGTGCAGAGCCACCAGGTGACGGACTTTGTGACGTCCGTGGAATACCCAGCCACGTTCGTGCAGTCCCATGCCATCGATCTCGGCTTAAGCGGATCTGCGGCCAGCCAAAGACCAAGTCATGAGTTGGCCCTGGAGCAGGAACTGCAGGCGGATATCAGTACGGTGCGCTACCAATTGGAGGATCTGAGCAGTGGTCAGGTGCATCAGCATTTGCCAGCCTCGCAGTTGCTAACGGAGATCGGTCATTTTGCTGAGACCACTACGCAGCCACCGCCGGCGGATAACTATCCAGCGGCCTCGTCGCAACAGcaactggagcaggagcaggaacaggagcaggagcaggagcaatcCTTCTACTATGCGGAGCAGTTTCAGGATGAAGCCAGCACACTGCTATATAGCACCACCACGGAGTTTCCCACCACcacagcaccaccaccgccaccaccggCGACGGTTATTGAGCTGAATAACCATCTggctgcagtgcatcactcGCACCGCCAGGGAATCGGCAGGGGCAGGGAAACGCCAAAGCGTCTGCTGGACTCGCCCATCAACCACGCCCCCTTGGCTGGCGCCGGAGGAAGACCCTTCACCCGCGATCCAGCCGATCTCAATTTCCGAGTAAGCCAGGTGTACACGCCCACGCAGCCACCAACGCCCACGTCCACGTACGGTGCGATCGATGCCAGTGGACAGTTTGCTGGCATGTCACCACCGAGTCCGCAGCAGGTGATCATACCCTACACCACCAAGCAGCGACCACGCCCCTTCGAGAGCTGGACGCCCTTGAAACAGCAGCCTCCACATCAACTACACCATCAGCCGAATCACCATCACAATCACCACAACCACCAAAGCAACGACCTTGAGGAGGAGCCACACGAGCAGCAGGAGTCCAAGCTGGCTACAGCCACCGTGACGGCGCCGCCTAATTCGCGACGCACCACCAAATACCTGACCAAGATCCTGGCCACCAATCTGAGGGAGTTGCTCAAGCGGGAGAGGGAAACGAAGCGTCTGCCTGGTCAGGGATTGGGTGTGGACATCTCCCGGCTGCAGAAGAACATCGATGGCTGGACGGAGCAGGAGTACAACTCGCTGTCGCATCGACCCAGCACACCCACGATTCGAGGAAGATCCAAGCACATACCGTCCGAGTACCTGACCACCACTACCACAACTCCAGCGCCGTTATCGCAGCGCCAGTCGAAAACCACTCGGGGCGAGGGATTCGAGCTGGGTGGCGCTCCACCCACTGATGCCGGGGATCTGTCCACTTCCATCAACAAtctggagcaactgcatctgcTCGGCGAGCGGGGATCGAAGGGCTTCCAGCCCATCGAGGACAACCGCCTGCATTTCGACTACTACGATGCCCAGCAGCGACCAAGATCCACGTCGGCCATGACCACCAACAGTCCGCCCagcaccacaaccaccaccaaTGCACCGCCCACCACAACGACAACGGTGGTGACACCGCTCTACGTGCGCAGCACTCCGGCGCCCAAAGAGCTGTGGAAACAGGCCCAGGTGGCCATCCTGCCGCAGACCAACGAGAAGGTGTACGTGGTTACGCCACAGCCACGGCATCAGGAGCACCACCCGGCGGAGCATCGGGATCGCCATGTGGCCTCCGCCTCGGCGCCCAGGCCCGTTTACCAAACGCCAGCGCCGCGGTTTCCAAGGATGCGACCAACTCCAGGTGAGGATGGGGAGATTGAGGAGCtaagagaaaatatttatgatcgCGGGACATATGCTCCTATTAATAGTTactaaattttgttttattagccAATCAAAACTAACTGCTTTCATTGTCCATTGTCCCACACAGCAGGCGAAGTGAagtcggccacgcccaccagctcGTCGCAGCTGCGCAACTATACGCCGGACATCTTCGGGCTGATGGGACTGTCCGCCTATGTGCCCGCAGAGCCCGTGGAGATAATCGACGGAAACTCCAAAGTAAATCGCAACTCACCTCGTCTAGACATGTAATCGAGCTTCTCTCTTGTCTTCACCACACACTGAACACCATTCACCCACATTGACCCACCCACCAAATTCACCAACACACATATCACACACAACCCTTCAACCAACACGCACCAcgaaccaccacccaccataCATCGCACACCGCAGGTCAACACGATAGTGACAGCAGCGCCGACGGCGGCGGCACTTCAGCGACCCACAGCGAGGCCCACGATGTCGCCCTCGCCCAGATAGAGGTCGAAGCAAGGTCAAGGCGCCCGGAGCCGCACAGCCCCCCATCCTGTTGTAATATATTTCACCCCAGCCGCCCCGCCAGGCCCCCCGACCGCAGAGTGGAGCGAGGATTCGACCTAGATATAGAGCAAAGTCCTTGGAAGCGCTACGATGAGAGGAGATCCCGGATCAAAGTTAGAGTATTTTCGCATTTGGTAGCTTTATGAACACACGAGGAGGATCAGAGAACCAAAGGAGTGGAGCTGCCcgtagtatatatatattcgaaaaAGGATTTGTATTCACAAttcgctttttttgttttttttttttttcttagtaACACCTCTGTGTTTTTTTCGTTCTGGCTCTTCCTTCGCTAGTTGTAGTTCTATGTATAAATATACCTATTATATCTATTTCAATCTATCCGAAGAGTGGGTTGTCAGGCGGTTTGACAACGTTATAATCGATGTGCAACCAAAATATAGCAAATATGAACAAGCAAACGATCGAATAAAATTAAACCGAGCAAAGTCATTTCAATGTACCTACTCTACCTTGTAAGTATGAttgaataatacaaataaattatcatcggatttttaatatataaagcAGCACGAATGGATTGCAAATGATGTAGTTTGTTGATTGAATTTCAAAACATCCCGAAAAGTATACTTTTCGAAACTGAAGTTTGGCACATTTCTACGAATGTCGAATGCAAAAATGATCAGGCACATTTATTATACAAAACGTTTCCTTAAGgctagcaaaaaaaaaagaagttcTCCCTACGCTACAATGTCTTTGAGTTGGGTTCAGCCTTCCGAGGAGCTCCTCAGCTGTTCACCAGGCGCTGTTTGCGGCGATGCCGCCGGATGAGGGCCTCCAAGGACCAGGATGCCGCCGCCACAAAGGACATCATATTGAGACAGTGCAGGGTAACCGAATAGTCGTAACGGTCGCGCACCAAGCCTGAAAACAAATGGAACATTAACATAACGTCATTTGCATCCATGGATaagatatttaattatattatcaAGGAGATAAAGCTTCATATTCATTCAGATATAAAAATGTAACCTACGACAGTATCATTTTTACATCCACATTGAACAGCAAAGGTAATGTATCAAATGCTATAGGCACTCACCCACAAATGGACCACCGATCAGGGTGAACAGTCCCGAGATCAGCAGCTGCAGTCCCGAGGCGCCTGGCAGGCGGTTCAGAGGCACATAGCCGGGTATGATCAGTGGCCAGAAGATGGTACGCACGCCCTTGCAGAGACCGATCCACACGAAGCAGCCAAGGATCAGGCTGTAGGAACGCGTGCAGGCCACCACTGTGCGGCCGAGTGCGATGCCCACCACGCCGATGAGGAAGAATACCCGGTTGTCCCACGGAATCTTCTCTGTGAGGAAGGGCACCAGGAAGCGCATGGTGATGTCCAGTCCCGCCAGCAGCGACATGGCCAGCGTAATCTGTGGGGTATCGAAGCCAAAGTCCACCAGGATGAAGGGCGTCAGTATGGAGAAGTTGAGCTCCCCAAAGTTGATGATGGTCAGTCCGGCCACCAGATTGACGAAGGTGAAGTCGCGCAGAAGGTCCAGATCGAAGAAGGTCACCACCTTGGCCAGAAAGCTCATCTGCGGATCGTGCAGTGGAGCTGCCTCCATTCCCGCCTCCTCAGCCTCGGCTTCCTTATCCTTTCGGTTATTGTTGTGCTCCTCCCGCTTGGCCGCACACTGGCAACACAGCTTGGCCTCCAGGTTGGACTCCACCCGCTCCCTGCGAAAGTTATTGGGCCGCAG
This Drosophila simulans strain w501 chromosome X, Prin_Dsim_3.1, whole genome shotgun sequence DNA region includes the following protein-coding sequences:
- the LOC6726430 gene encoding chromatin modification-related protein eaf-1, whose product is MFHMFPRNQLSVMALQRRSASLGLLTLMVASSLAAATAQASVRSGRSPLPAQPADHLVPPPLPVPQRLSHAGAGSPAPPPSPAPIAVPEAGFMTRVARWFGLGGGQSSKDQQLSATNSLSYAYPKPVSGFDAGGKPCSLCNKYPWVPMVGQQQQQPNPQQLNNQLQQHHHHAQQLQVQQQQLQHIPQQQQQPQHIPQQHIPQQQQQPVPQQHATWQLQQPLAQASQQRQRAVQFRPSAGQSVFLPLAVPLPPLYNAQPFRPVVPPPVKENVVAQSEVRPVPVSLPLPTPAPPASTSSFEIVQSHQVTDFVTSVEYPATFVQSHAIDLGLSGSAASQRPSHELALEQELQADISTVRYQLEDLSSGQVHQHLPASQLLTEIGHFAETTTQPPPADNYPAASSQQQLEQEQEQEQEQEQSFYYAEQFQDEASTLLYSTTTEFPTTTAPPPPPPATVIELNNHLAAVHHSHRQGIGRGRETPKRLLDSPINHAPLAGAGGRPFTRDPADLNFRVSQVYTPTQPPTPTSTYGAIDASGQFAGMSPPSPQQVIIPYTTKQRPRPFESWTPLKQQPPHQLHHQPNHHHNHHNHQSNDLEEEPHEQQESKLATATVTAPPNSRRTTKYLTKILATNLRELLKRERETKRLPGQGLGVDISRLQKNIDGWTEQEYNSLSHRPSTPTIRGRSKHIPSEYLTTTTTTPAPLSQRQSKTTRGEGFELGGAPPTDAGDLSTSINNLEQLHLLGERGSKGFQPIEDNRLHFDYYDAQQRPRSTSAMTTNSPPSTTTTTNAPPTTTTTVVTPLYVRSTPAPKELWKQAQVAILPQTNEKVYVVTPQPRHQEHHPAEHRDRHVASASAPRPVYQTPAPRFPRMRPTPAGEVKSATPTSSSQLRNYTPDIFGLMGLSAYVPAEPVEIIDGNSKVNTIVTAAPTAAALQRPTARPTMSPSPR
- the LOC6726431 gene encoding uncharacterized protein LOC6726431 isoform X2 — protein: MSSSQITAIINANPAVSACTGLLNGPMFRRFTFRQVAMAGSLLISGSLILTAFCETFLSYMVAYALLFGFGMGISVSASSLAINTYFQKKRRRAAGFSWTITGLGPIFLPHLVTFLLTIYGVQGTTLLFAAISLHSFVCALIYQPVRYHVKPPEEQLVDQEQQAESLCAHCTWQQKREPGGIFSSQYLCQDDDAQRPGYEICEPGTPMLSRANDGWYGSRLSLTSGRLRFRTISSSKDLEQTQRLHCPISEEHNHESDEFLRPNNFRRERVESNLEAKLCCQCAAKREEHNNNRKDKEAEAEEAGMEAAPLHDPQMSFLAKVVTFFDLDLLRDFTFVNLVAGLTIINFGELNFSILTPFILVDFGFDTPQITLAMSLLAGLDITMRFLVPFLTEKIPWDNRVFFLIGVVGIALGRTVVACTRSYSLILGCFVWIGLCKGVRTIFWPLIIPGYVPLNRLPGASGLQLLISGLFTLIGGPFVGLVRDRYDYSVTLHCLNMMSFVAAASWSLEALIRRHRRKQRLVNS